In one window of Episyrphus balteatus chromosome 3, idEpiBalt1.1, whole genome shotgun sequence DNA:
- the LOC129914754 gene encoding LOW QUALITY PROTEIN: NADH-ubiquinone oxidoreductase 49 kDa subunit (The sequence of the model RefSeq protein was modified relative to this genomic sequence to represent the inferred CDS: deleted 1 base in 1 codon) has protein sequence MSKIRAIYKKFCGNFFDEEILSAKALLAQIAIQAFFYRSKEVTQWNKCLKSESYKKDETKTSGAWYPDPEFMSQSAGAVFYPDENTKPCKRTPYNGQKSPEIVKSVRNTFINFGPTHPAAHGVLRLLLELDGEMIKSADPHIGLLHRGTEKLIEHKTYLQALPYFDRLDYTSCMSCENCFSLAVEKLLNIDVPPRAKFIRTMFGEIMRLTNHIVAVSTQVLDCGGILTPLFWQFEEREKLYEFCERVSGGRMHSAYIRPGGVASDIPIGLMDDLYEFCIKYPERLDEFEDLVTTNRIFLARTVDVGKISAQDAINLGCSGAVLRATGVKWDLRKTQPYDAYDQIDFDVPIGTNGDCYDRYLCRLEEMRQSINIINQCLNKMPEGNIKVDDHKISPPKRGEMKTSMESLIHHFKYFSSGFPVPPGQTYTAIESPRGEFGVYIVSDGTSRPYRCKIRAASYPHLALLSELSKNHFLADIPAILGSLDIVFGEIDR, from the exons atgtcaaaaattcgagcaatttacaaaaaattctgCGGAAATTTCTTTGATGAAGAAATTTTGTCAGCAAAAGCCTTATTAGCTCAAATTGCAATCCAAGCTTTCTTCTATCGATCGAAAG aagtAACACAGTGGAACAAATGCTTGAAAAGTGAATCTTataaaaaagatgaaacaaaaaccAGTGGAGCTTGGTATCCCGATCCAGAATTCATGTCTCAAAGCGCTGGAGCAGTCTTCTATCCCGATGAAAATACAAAACCTTGCAAACGAACTCCCTACAATGGTCAAAAGTCTCCGGAAATAGTCAAAAGCGTTCGAAATACTTTTATCAATTTTGGTCCGACCCATCCAGCGGCACATGGTGTTCTGAGATTGCTTTTGGAGCTTGATGGTGAAATGATAAAAAGTGCTGATCCACATATTGGACTTCTTCATAGAGGAACTGAAAAACTTATTGAGCACAAGACTTATTTACAGGCTTTGCCATATTTTGACCGTTTAGACTACACTTCGTGTATGTCATGTGAAAATTGTTTCTCACTGGCTGTGGAGAAATTGCTAAATATCGATGTTCCACCAAGGGCAAAGTTTATTAGAACCATGTTTGGTGAAATAATGAGACTAACAAATCACATTGTTGCAGTTTCCACACAGGTACTAGATTGTGGTGGTATA CTAACTCCACTCTTTTGGCAATTTGAAGAACGTGAGAAACTTTATGAATTTTGTGAAAGAGTAAGTGGCGGTCGAATGCATAGTGCATATATTCGACCTGGAGGAGTTGCATCCGACATTCCAATTGGACTAATGGATGACCTTTATGAGTTTTGTATTAAATATCCTGAAAGATTGGATGAATTCGAAGATCTTGTGACAACAAATCGAATATTTTTAGCTAGAACAGTTGATGTTGGTAAAATTTCAGCTCAAGATGCCATCAATTTAGGATGTTCGGGAGCTGTTCTTCGAGCAACTGGTGTCAAATGGGATCTTCGTAAGACTCAACCGTATGATGCATATGATCAAATTGATTTTGATGTTCCAATAGGAACTAATGGTGATTGTTATGATCGTTATCTATGTCGTTTGGAAGAAATGCGTCAATCTATCAATATCATAAATCAGTGTTTGAACAAAATGCCTGAAGGTAATATCAAAGTCGATGACCATAAGATCTCACCACCCAAACGTGGTGAAATGAAAACTTCAATGGAAAGCCTAATTCATCATTTCAAGTACTTTAGTTCGGGATTTCCTGTCCCACCTGGTCAAACCTACACAGCTATTGAGTCTCCAAGAGGTGAATTTGGAGTTTATATCGTCTCGGATGGTACTTCCCGTCCATATAGATGCAAAATTCGTGCTGCCAGCTATCCCCATTTGGCTTTGTTGTCGGAGttatcaaaaaatcatttccttGCAGATATCCCTGCTATCTTGGGTTCATTGGATATAGTATTTGGAGAAATAGACCGTTAA